The Tamandua tetradactyla isolate mTamTet1 chromosome 18, mTamTet1.pri, whole genome shotgun sequence genome contains a region encoding:
- the ZNF397 gene encoding zinc finger protein 397 — translation MAVESRTISTLVTQDSQEQKLKLVKTEEGLSWSQKSKQNGSSQFCQEIFRQQFRKFCYQETAGPREALDRLQELCYQWLMPKLHTKEQILELLVLEQFLSILPEELQTWVQQHSPKSGEEAVTLLEDLEREFDDPGQQVPASPQRPAVPWKNLTSLGTSQESTNIQLQPLESQLKSWEPCLSPQSGCENNESVTKNQILGEKSQGLLQASSLGEDGECESNLELQHECAPGEKLRRFPSQGSTFSQVIVTHKSLGKRDHHDKPERNLILSTNSLTYQKVPTEERPYRCDVCGHSFKQHSSLTQHQKIHTGEKSCKCTQCGKAFSLRSYLIIHQRIHSGEKAYECSECGKAFNQSSALTRHRKIHTGEKAFKCNECGKAFSQSSYFIIHQRIHTGEKPYECNECGKNFSQSSKLIRHQRIHTGERPYECNECGKTFRQSSSLIPHQRIHSGEKPYECNECGKAFSLSSNLIRHQRIHSGEEPYQCNECGKAFKRSSALTQHQRIHSGDEAYICNECRKPFRHRSVLMRHQRIHTVE, via the exons ATGGCTGTAGAATCCAGAACAATTTCAACCCTGGTAACTCAGGATTCTCAGGAACAAAAACTAAAACTAGTGAAAACAGAAGAGGGGCTTTCCTGGAGTCAGAAATCTAAACAGAATGGGAGTAGCCAATTTTGCCAAGAAATATTTCGCCAACAATTCAGAAAATTTTGCTACCAAGAGACAGCTGGACCCCGGGAGGCTCTGGACCGACTCCAGGAGCTTTGCTATCAGTGGCTGATGCCCAAGTTGCACACAAAGGAACAGATCCTGGAACTGCTGGTGCTGGAGCAGTTCCTGAGCATCCTGCCTGAGGAgctgcagacctgggttcaacaaCATAGTCCAAAAAGTGGTGAAGAGGCTGTGACCCTGTTGGAAGATTTGGAGAGAGAATTTGATGATCCAGGGCAGCAG GTTCCAGCTAGCCCACAGAGACCAGCAGTGCCATGGAAGAATTTGACATCTCTTGGAACATCCCAAGAGTCAACAAACATTCAACTCCAGCCTTTAGAGTCACAGCTGAAATCCTGGGAACCTTGCCTTTCTCCCCAAAGTG GTTGTGAGAACAATGAATCAGTgacaaagaatcaaatattgggagaaaaatcacaGGGTCTCCTGCAGGCATCTTCACTTGGAGAAGATGGTGAATGTGAAAGCAATTTAGAGTTGCAGCATGAATGTGCTCCAGGGGAGAAATTAAGAAGATTCCCTTCCCAGGGCAGCACTTTTAGTCAAGTGATCGTCACACACAAATCTCTAGGAAAAAGAGACCATCATGACAAGCCTGAAAGAAATTTGATTCTAAGTACTAACTCTTTAACGTATCAGAAAGTGCCTACAGAAGAGAGACCTTATAGATGTGATGTATGTGGGCACAGCTTCAAACAGCATTCCTCTCTAACACAACATCAGAAAATACATACTGGAGAAAAGTCCTGTAAGTGTACCCAGTGTGGGAAGGCCTTTAGTTTGAGGTCATACCTCATTattcatcagagaattcatagtGGTGAGAAAGCATACGAATgtagtgaatgtgggaaagccttcaatcAGAGCTCAGCCCTTACCAGACATCGGAaaattcatactggtgagaaagcttttaaatgtaatgaatgtggtaaAGCATTCAGTCAGAGTTCATACTTCATTATACATCAAAGAATTCACACTggtgagaaaccctatgaatgtaatgagTGTGGGAAAAACTTTAGCCAGAGCTCAAAGCTTATTAGACATCAGCGAATTCATACAGGGGAGAGACcttatgaatgtaatgaatgtggaaaaactTTCAGGCAGAGCTCATCACTAATTCCTCATCAGAGGATACATagtggagagaaaccctatgaatgtaatgaatgtggaaaagccttcagtttAAGCTCAAATCTCATCagacatcagagaattcatagtGGAGAGGAACCTTATCAGTGTAATGAATGTGGCAAAGCCTTCAAAAGGAGCTCAGCCCTTACTCAGCACCAGAGAATCCATTCTGGGgatgaagcttatatatgtaatGAATGTAGGAAGCCTTTCAGGCACAGATCAGTCCTTATGCGCCATCAGAGAATACATACTGTAGAATAA